The following coding sequences lie in one Syngnathus scovelli strain Florida chromosome 1, RoL_Ssco_1.2, whole genome shotgun sequence genomic window:
- the LOC125988827 gene encoding storkhead-box protein 2 isoform X2, whose amino-acid sequence MKKTHSSALRRAWPSSELSERLLSPPACAEPHRSRRSHSEKDYRIHKHRKKSHYPPQYVCQSPPAYFHPGDVSPISMSPISQSQFIPLGEVLVLAISAMNSAHKPVTQEALTEHLQTCFPGVPTPTEEVLHHTLNMLVRERKIYPTPDGYFIVTPQTYFITPSLIRTSSKWYHLDERSAERQQQQNQQQNQQTQCTSPLSGTITASTSGGVRDRSHPKSNQNHSGGGGGAVVDTFYNNTYRGDDPPSHHTTLQLRSPKDHREAYSSPHSPQSPPQPAAGNTEKSRSTLGFPFKTDTLTKHRGGGGGGTGELEKQPGSGTASRKFGLKLFRLSFKKDKTKQLATFSAQFPPEEWPLRDEEAPSQLPRHIEIEIIRRINPDLTVENLARHTAVMKRLEEERAQRSKASSANHSSRSRRSGGRHRKQSQTKLSRSHSKTRVPRGEQSESSHLELTDRDYRAYSSSLARSPREHALAMERQRTRLHLAHSNPNILDSSHLPVTPEWDVSGELAKRRTEMPFPEPSHGPSAHHSKVHRSHSHTQERKSRNERSDKAKERSRSMENSKGPLGTGLIGPPGYYDDRSRYYTDDGTLRANQSSCHYPHATAPSAKLPGESLVLDGGRSLEKCKSRDSLPAYSPKTQHNSIPPDGYFQCSGSSEAILTAPSPLGTLGKSSQDGLKLGCTDRQTERQTPEVKEDFSKVGPKGGSLPPIPLSVPDPPVLNARPPHSASCGQEKRKEIFSKDTLFKPPPSLPLPGYSSLRKTPVLASSTLSSSCDALDSQEAFDAPKPLVATPSAPIQGSEPTTSAAEASFDYYNVSDDDELEEGGTKSRGEDGKTGGGVVGMGGGGAGTMQWLLEREKERDLQRRFERTLTFPGAKENLPEPSQNQQSVHSVRLDSMDSSSVTVDSGFNSPRTRESLASNTSSIVESNRRQNLALSPGHLGITNSNGPPFSFRAIPEPAGSQPEKLQKPNACLASITSV is encoded by the exons GTGATGTGTCACCCATCAGCATGTCCCCTATCAGCCAATCCCAGTTCATCCCTCTGGGAGAAGTACTGGTATTGGCTATCTCTGCTATGAACTCTGCGCATAAGCCGGTCACTCAGGAGGCCCTAACGGAACACCTGCAGACATGTTTTCCAG GTGTTCCTACACCAACAGAGGAGGTCCTGCACCACACACTCAACATGTTGGTCCGTGAACGCAAGATCTACCCAACACCTGACGGATATTTTATTGTAACTCCTCAAACTTACTTCATCACTCCAAGCCTAATCCGAACCAGCTCCAAGTGGTACCACTTAGATGAGCGATCTGCTGAGCGGCAACAGCAGCAGAATCAGCAGCAGAATCAGCAGACACAGTGCACCTCCCCTCTCTCTGGCACCATCACCGCATCCACATCAGGCGGTGTGCGAGATCGAAGTCATCCAAAATCCAACCAGAACCACAGCGGGGGTGGGGGTGGCGCAGTCGTGGATACCTTTTATAATAACACCTATCGTGGAGACGACCCCCCCAGTCACCATACTACTCTCCAGCTCAGATCCCCCAAAGACCACCGGGAGGCATATTCATCGCCACACTCTCCCCAGTCACCTCCTCAGCCAGCGGCAGGCAACACAGAAAAAAGCCGCAGTACCCTCGGGTTCCCCTTCAAGACGGACACGCTCACAAAGCATcgtggaggaggcggaggagggaCCGGTGAGCTCGAGAAGCAACCGGGAAGTGGTACAGCAAGTCGTAAGTTCGGTTTGAAGCTCTTCCGTCTCAGCTTTAAGAAGGACAAGACCAAGCAGTTAGCCACCTTCTCTGCACAGTTCCCCCCTGAGGAGTGGCCCCTCCGTGATGAAGAGGCACCCAGCCAGCTCCCACGTCATATAGAAATAGAGATTATCCGCAGAATTAACCCCGATCTCACAGTAGAAAACCTTGCTCGGCACACGGCGGTCATGAAACGTCTTGAAGAGGAGCGTGCACAGAGGAGCAAAGCGTCGTCAGCCAATCACAGTTCAAGAAGCAGAAGAAGTGGTGGAAGGCATAGGAAGCAGTCTCAGACCAAACTTAGCCGCTCACATAGTAAGACAAGGGTGCCTCGGGGTGAGCAGAGCGAGAGTTCCCATTTGGAACTAACCGACAGGGACTACAGAGCTTATTCATCGTCACTGGCTCGGTCACCGAGGGAACATGCCTTGGCTATGGAGCGGCAGCGGACGCGTCTTCATTTGGCACATAGCAACCCTAACATCCTTGACTCCTCCCACCTACCTGTCACACCAGAATGGGATGTGTCCGGAGAGCTTGCTAAACGACGGACAGAAATGCCTTTCCCTGAGCCGAGCCATGGCCCATCGGCGCACCACTCCAAAGTTCACCGTTCGCACTCACACACCCAGGAAAGGAAGTCTAGAAATGAACGCAGCGATAAAGCCAAGGAACGCTCCAGATCCATGGAAAATTCAAAAGGACCTCTTGGAACTGGTTTAATTGGACCACCCGGTTACTACGACGATCGAAGCCGTTACTATACTGATGATGGAACCTTACGAGCCAATCAGAGCTCATGCCACTACCCTCACGCCACTGCTCCCTCGGCTAAGCTGCCTGGGGAGTCACTAGTGTTAGATGGTGGCAGGAGTTTAGAGAAATGTAAGAGTCGGGACAGTCTGCCAGCATACTCTCCTAAAACACAGCACAACTCTATCCCTCCAGATGGCTACTTCCAGTGCTCCGGATCTTCTGAGGCTATACTCACAGCCCCAAGCCCACTGGGAACTCTTGGCAAAAGTAGCCAAGATGGGTTGAAATTGGGCTGCACTGACAGGCAAACAGAAAGACAAACACCAGAAGTGAAGGAAGACTTCTCAAAAGTGGGACCTAAAGGTGGCAGCCTGCCTCCAATACCTCTCTCGGTGCCAGATCCTCCTGTTTTGAATGCGCGACCTCCCCACAGTGCCTCCTGTGGTCAAGAAAAACGTAAGGAGATTTTTAGTAAAGATACACTCTTCAAACCACCTCCGAGCCTTCCTTTACCAGGATACAGCTCCTTGAGGAAAACCCCTGTTCTTGCCTCCTCCACTCTGTCTTCATCCTGCGATGCACTTGATTCCCAGGAGGCCTTTGATGCTCCCAAACCTCTGGTTGCGACTCCCTCTGCTCCCATACAGGGGAGCGAACCCACAACCAGTGCTGCAGAGGCCTCCTTTGACTATTACAATGTTTCAGATGATGACGAACTTGAGGAGGGAGGAACTAAAAGTAGAGGAGAGGATGGCAAAACTGGTGGAGGAGTTGTTGGAATGGGAGGTGGTGGAGCAGGCACCATGCAGTGGTTGTTggagagagagaaggagagGGATCTACAAAGAAGGTTTGAAAGAACCCTTACTTTCCCTGGTGCTAAAGAGAACCTTCCAGAACCCAGCCAGAACCAGCAGTCGGTGCATTCTGTCAGACTGGACAGCATGGACTCCAGCTCAGTTACTGTTGACAGTGGATTCAACTCGCCAAG AACAAGGGAGAGCCTCGCATCGAACACCTCGTCCATAGTGGAGAGTAATCGACGGCAGAATTTGGCTCTGAGTCCCGGCCACCTTGGGATTACAAATAGCAACGGTCCACCTTTCTCATTCCGTGCCATCCCTGAACCAGCTGGCAGCCAACCGGAAAAACTCCAAAAGCCCAACGCCTGCCTTGCATCAATCACCAGCGTCTAA
- the LOC125988827 gene encoding storkhead-box protein 2 isoform X3, producing the protein MSPISQSQFIPLGEVLVLAISAMNSAHKPVTQEALTEHLQTCFPGVPTPTEEVLHHTLNMLVRERKIYPTPDGYFIVTPQTYFITPSLIRTSSKWYHLDERSAERQQQQNQQQNQQTQCTSPLSGTITASTSGGVRDRSHPKSNQNHSGGGGGAVVDTFYNNTYRGDDPPSHHTTLQLRSPKDHREAYSSPHSPQSPPQPAAGNTEKSRSTLGFPFKTDTLTKHRGGGGGGTGELEKQPGSGTASRKFGLKLFRLSFKKDKTKQLATFSAQFPPEEWPLRDEEAPSQLPRHIEIEIIRRINPDLTVENLARHTAVMKRLEEERAQRSKASSANHSSRSRRSGGRHRKQSQTKLSRSHSKTRVPRGEQSESSHLELTDRDYRAYSSSLARSPREHALAMERQRTRLHLAHSNPNILDSSHLPVTPEWDVSGELAKRRTEMPFPEPSHGPSAHHSKVHRSHSHTQERKSRNERSDKAKERSRSMENSKGPLGTGLIGPPGYYDDRSRYYTDDGTLRANQSSCHYPHATAPSAKLPGESLVLDGGRSLEKCKSRDSLPAYSPKTQHNSIPPDGYFQCSGSSEAILTAPSPLGTLGKSSQDGLKLGCTDRQTERQTPEVKEDFSKVGPKGGSLPPIPLSVPDPPVLNARPPHSASCGQEKRKEIFSKDTLFKPPPSLPLPGYSSLRKTPVLASSTLSSSCDALDSQEAFDAPKPLVATPSAPIQGSEPTTSAAEASFDYYNVSDDDELEEGGTKSRGEDGKTGGGVVGMGGGGAGTMQWLLEREKERDLQRRFERTLTFPGAKENLPEPSQNQQSVHSVRLDSMDSSSVTVDSGFNSPRTRESLASNTSSIVESNRRQNLALSPGHLGITNSNGPPFSFRAIPEPAGSQPEKLQKPNACLASITSV; encoded by the exons ATGTCCCCTATCAGCCAATCCCAGTTCATCCCTCTGGGAGAAGTACTGGTATTGGCTATCTCTGCTATGAACTCTGCGCATAAGCCGGTCACTCAGGAGGCCCTAACGGAACACCTGCAGACATGTTTTCCAG GTGTTCCTACACCAACAGAGGAGGTCCTGCACCACACACTCAACATGTTGGTCCGTGAACGCAAGATCTACCCAACACCTGACGGATATTTTATTGTAACTCCTCAAACTTACTTCATCACTCCAAGCCTAATCCGAACCAGCTCCAAGTGGTACCACTTAGATGAGCGATCTGCTGAGCGGCAACAGCAGCAGAATCAGCAGCAGAATCAGCAGACACAGTGCACCTCCCCTCTCTCTGGCACCATCACCGCATCCACATCAGGCGGTGTGCGAGATCGAAGTCATCCAAAATCCAACCAGAACCACAGCGGGGGTGGGGGTGGCGCAGTCGTGGATACCTTTTATAATAACACCTATCGTGGAGACGACCCCCCCAGTCACCATACTACTCTCCAGCTCAGATCCCCCAAAGACCACCGGGAGGCATATTCATCGCCACACTCTCCCCAGTCACCTCCTCAGCCAGCGGCAGGCAACACAGAAAAAAGCCGCAGTACCCTCGGGTTCCCCTTCAAGACGGACACGCTCACAAAGCATcgtggaggaggcggaggagggaCCGGTGAGCTCGAGAAGCAACCGGGAAGTGGTACAGCAAGTCGTAAGTTCGGTTTGAAGCTCTTCCGTCTCAGCTTTAAGAAGGACAAGACCAAGCAGTTAGCCACCTTCTCTGCACAGTTCCCCCCTGAGGAGTGGCCCCTCCGTGATGAAGAGGCACCCAGCCAGCTCCCACGTCATATAGAAATAGAGATTATCCGCAGAATTAACCCCGATCTCACAGTAGAAAACCTTGCTCGGCACACGGCGGTCATGAAACGTCTTGAAGAGGAGCGTGCACAGAGGAGCAAAGCGTCGTCAGCCAATCACAGTTCAAGAAGCAGAAGAAGTGGTGGAAGGCATAGGAAGCAGTCTCAGACCAAACTTAGCCGCTCACATAGTAAGACAAGGGTGCCTCGGGGTGAGCAGAGCGAGAGTTCCCATTTGGAACTAACCGACAGGGACTACAGAGCTTATTCATCGTCACTGGCTCGGTCACCGAGGGAACATGCCTTGGCTATGGAGCGGCAGCGGACGCGTCTTCATTTGGCACATAGCAACCCTAACATCCTTGACTCCTCCCACCTACCTGTCACACCAGAATGGGATGTGTCCGGAGAGCTTGCTAAACGACGGACAGAAATGCCTTTCCCTGAGCCGAGCCATGGCCCATCGGCGCACCACTCCAAAGTTCACCGTTCGCACTCACACACCCAGGAAAGGAAGTCTAGAAATGAACGCAGCGATAAAGCCAAGGAACGCTCCAGATCCATGGAAAATTCAAAAGGACCTCTTGGAACTGGTTTAATTGGACCACCCGGTTACTACGACGATCGAAGCCGTTACTATACTGATGATGGAACCTTACGAGCCAATCAGAGCTCATGCCACTACCCTCACGCCACTGCTCCCTCGGCTAAGCTGCCTGGGGAGTCACTAGTGTTAGATGGTGGCAGGAGTTTAGAGAAATGTAAGAGTCGGGACAGTCTGCCAGCATACTCTCCTAAAACACAGCACAACTCTATCCCTCCAGATGGCTACTTCCAGTGCTCCGGATCTTCTGAGGCTATACTCACAGCCCCAAGCCCACTGGGAACTCTTGGCAAAAGTAGCCAAGATGGGTTGAAATTGGGCTGCACTGACAGGCAAACAGAAAGACAAACACCAGAAGTGAAGGAAGACTTCTCAAAAGTGGGACCTAAAGGTGGCAGCCTGCCTCCAATACCTCTCTCGGTGCCAGATCCTCCTGTTTTGAATGCGCGACCTCCCCACAGTGCCTCCTGTGGTCAAGAAAAACGTAAGGAGATTTTTAGTAAAGATACACTCTTCAAACCACCTCCGAGCCTTCCTTTACCAGGATACAGCTCCTTGAGGAAAACCCCTGTTCTTGCCTCCTCCACTCTGTCTTCATCCTGCGATGCACTTGATTCCCAGGAGGCCTTTGATGCTCCCAAACCTCTGGTTGCGACTCCCTCTGCTCCCATACAGGGGAGCGAACCCACAACCAGTGCTGCAGAGGCCTCCTTTGACTATTACAATGTTTCAGATGATGACGAACTTGAGGAGGGAGGAACTAAAAGTAGAGGAGAGGATGGCAAAACTGGTGGAGGAGTTGTTGGAATGGGAGGTGGTGGAGCAGGCACCATGCAGTGGTTGTTggagagagagaaggagagGGATCTACAAAGAAGGTTTGAAAGAACCCTTACTTTCCCTGGTGCTAAAGAGAACCTTCCAGAACCCAGCCAGAACCAGCAGTCGGTGCATTCTGTCAGACTGGACAGCATGGACTCCAGCTCAGTTACTGTTGACAGTGGATTCAACTCGCCAAG AACAAGGGAGAGCCTCGCATCGAACACCTCGTCCATAGTGGAGAGTAATCGACGGCAGAATTTGGCTCTGAGTCCCGGCCACCTTGGGATTACAAATAGCAACGGTCCACCTTTCTCATTCCGTGCCATCCCTGAACCAGCTGGCAGCCAACCGGAAAAACTCCAAAAGCCCAACGCCTGCCTTGCATCAATCACCAGCGTCTAA